In Nocardioides sp., the following proteins share a genomic window:
- a CDS encoding alpha-hydroxy acid oxidase, translated as MKVGAFTFVVRSAPRPLTVEDFRTRARRRLPRAVWAFLENGADDERTLRANRQAYGQWSWRQRVLAGVDSVDLSCRVAGVELALPVVLAPVGLVSAFHGTGDVAAARSAERAGTRHVLSTGSAHALEEVAAQSREAHWFQLYPWGDRALTGSLIERAGRAGFGSLFVTVDVPVVGNRLGERRLGMGVEPRVSLLGAVDAAAHPRWLAGLARHRRITMANLAPPGQRGRFDATAQRFAVSMRPGLDWDDLRWVRSRWDGPLFVKGILDPEDARRAVQAGADGVVVSNHGGRQLSPAPGTVSALPAVAEMVGERAEVLVDGGVRTGSDVAMALALGARAVLIGRPWVYGLTVAGESGVTGVLDVLESELRRTLHLIGVDSVSRLSPHDLLRSEGLHYSS; from the coding sequence ATGAAGGTCGGAGCCTTCACCTTCGTTGTTCGCTCGGCTCCGAGACCGCTGACGGTCGAGGACTTCCGGACTCGGGCCCGACGCCGACTGCCGCGCGCGGTGTGGGCGTTCTTGGAGAACGGGGCCGACGACGAGCGCACCCTGCGTGCCAACAGACAGGCGTACGGCCAGTGGTCCTGGCGGCAGCGGGTGCTTGCCGGGGTCGACAGTGTCGACCTCTCGTGTCGGGTAGCCGGCGTCGAACTCGCCCTCCCGGTCGTGCTGGCGCCGGTCGGGCTGGTGTCGGCGTTCCACGGGACCGGCGACGTGGCCGCCGCAAGGTCGGCCGAACGAGCTGGGACTCGCCACGTGTTGAGCACCGGCTCGGCGCACGCACTCGAGGAAGTGGCCGCGCAGAGCCGCGAGGCGCATTGGTTCCAGCTCTATCCGTGGGGCGATCGGGCGCTGACCGGGAGCTTGATCGAGCGGGCCGGTCGTGCGGGTTTCGGATCTCTGTTCGTGACAGTCGATGTGCCTGTCGTGGGCAATCGTCTCGGTGAGCGGCGCCTCGGGATGGGCGTAGAGCCTCGGGTCTCGCTGCTGGGTGCCGTGGACGCGGCTGCGCATCCGCGTTGGTTGGCGGGGCTGGCGCGGCACCGACGCATCACGATGGCCAATCTGGCACCGCCGGGTCAGCGCGGTCGGTTCGATGCCACCGCCCAGCGGTTCGCGGTCAGCATGCGACCGGGCCTGGATTGGGATGACCTGCGTTGGGTGCGCAGCAGGTGGGATGGCCCGCTCTTCGTGAAGGGCATCCTCGACCCCGAGGACGCCCGCCGGGCTGTGCAGGCCGGAGCGGACGGTGTCGTCGTGTCCAATCACGGCGGGCGACAGCTGAGCCCGGCCCCTGGCACCGTGTCGGCCCTTCCGGCAGTCGCCGAGATGGTGGGGGAGCGTGCCGAGGTGCTGGTCGACGGAGGAGTGCGGACCGGGTCCGACGTGGCGATGGCGCTGGCACTGGGTGCTCGAGCGGTCCTGATCGGCCGACCCTGGGTCTACGGGCTCACGGTCGCGGGGGAGTCCGGTGTCACCGGTGTGCTGGACGTTCTGGAATCCGAGTTGAGGAGGACGCTGCATCTCATCGGCGTCGACTCCGTTTCTCGGTTGAGCCCCCACGATCTCCTTCGCTCCGAAGGCTTGCACTATTCCTCATGA
- a CDS encoding phosphotransferase family protein, with amino-acid sequence MSPPYARVRTWTGCPWRRTCARPSRSFEGDFSVLQFPRGSANLTYRVTFGERHLVVRRPPFGTLAAGSHDMAREFRVLHRLPRAYDRAPLALVHCEDAEVIGAEFFVSEYREGLVVWDRVPEQVSADADASHRVGFAVVEALADLHAVDPASCDLADLGRPEGFLERQVAGWTKRWHAAAEFSDLPDATQTRALVDEVAARLARTRPESQTAGIVHNDYKIDNCQFRPGDPDRVYSVFDWDMATTGDTLADFGTLLNYWPDSSLADDDVRAFIAASATRNLALPTRREVVQRYAEISALDLSRIEWYEAFGCWRTVVILQQLYARHVRGQGSDPRMAQRGLMVAPLARRALALLGGTP; translated from the coding sequence ATGTCGCCCCCGTACGCACGGGTGAGGACCTGGACTGGGTGTCCTTGGAGGCGTACCTGCGCGAGGCCCTCCCGGAGCTTCGAGGGAGACTTCTCCGTCCTGCAGTTCCCGCGAGGCTCGGCCAACCTGACCTATCGAGTCACCTTCGGTGAGCGCCACCTGGTGGTCCGGCGCCCTCCGTTCGGAACGTTGGCCGCAGGAAGCCACGACATGGCGCGTGAGTTCCGCGTGCTGCACCGGCTGCCTCGTGCCTACGACCGCGCGCCGCTGGCCCTGGTGCATTGCGAGGACGCCGAGGTGATCGGCGCCGAGTTCTTCGTCTCCGAATACCGCGAGGGGCTCGTGGTGTGGGATCGCGTCCCCGAACAGGTCAGTGCTGACGCCGATGCCAGCCATCGAGTCGGTTTCGCTGTGGTCGAGGCGTTGGCGGATCTGCATGCCGTCGATCCGGCCTCCTGCGACCTGGCCGACCTGGGCCGTCCCGAAGGTTTCCTCGAGCGTCAGGTGGCCGGCTGGACGAAGCGTTGGCACGCCGCCGCAGAGTTCTCGGACCTCCCCGACGCGACCCAGACCCGCGCTCTTGTGGACGAGGTCGCCGCCCGGCTGGCGCGCACCCGACCGGAGAGCCAGACGGCCGGGATCGTCCACAACGACTACAAGATCGACAATTGCCAGTTCCGCCCGGGCGATCCCGACCGCGTCTACTCGGTCTTCGACTGGGACATGGCGACGACTGGTGACACCCTCGCTGACTTCGGCACGTTGCTCAACTACTGGCCCGACAGCAGCCTTGCCGACGATGACGTACGCGCTTTCATCGCGGCCTCGGCGACGCGCAACCTCGCGCTGCCCACTCGACGCGAGGTCGTGCAGCGGTATGCCGAGATCAGTGCCCTGGACCTGAGTCGCATCGAGTGGTACGAGGCGTTCGGCTGCTGGCGCACCGTGGTGATCTTGCAACAGCTCTATGCCCGCCACGTCCGTGGCCAGGGCAGCGATCCGCGCATGGCCCAACGCGGCCTGATGGTCGCCCCGCTGGCGCGTCGCGCGCTGGCACTGCTCGGCGGCACCCCGTGA